AGGTTTTTCTTTTGAACATGCATATGAAGGTATAAATGAATATCATTCCTCTCTTATTAACCCATGATATAGCAGCTTTTGACAGATAATGCAAATAGGACCTTTATATATAACTTCACAAACATGTCAGGTTTTCATTTCATTTGTAAATCTTAATAAATATTTAGTTCAGAGCAGTTCTCAATGATCACTCATAAGTCAGAGTAAGTGAAATGGTGAAGCCTAACTCCTACATCTAATTAAAATACCTTAACTCCAGCATCTAATTAAAAAACACTAACTCCTAGATCCACTAGAACATTGAATCACTTACGTACATATATCATTGGATATAAATGAATCCACTACAAATAACACTAACTAATACATCTAATTAAAATATCATAACTCTTACTTCTACTACATCATTCAGTCACACCATTTAATTACATTTATCTCTGCCTATAAATGAATCCAATACAATAGAAACCTAACTAAACATCTAATTAAGAAACACTAACTAGTACATCTACTACATCATTCAATCACAGAATCTATATAACTATCTATAAATGAATAAtacaaataatcctaaactaaccAACTAATTAAGAAAAcgtaactactacatctactggaTTATTCAATCATACATCCTACATATAACTGGCTATAAATGAATCCAATACAAGAAAACCCTTAGTAAACATCTAATTAAAAAACCCTAACTACAACATCTACTAGATGATTCAATCACAGATTCTGTATATATCTGTCTATAATTGAATCCAATACAAATAAACCTTAAAAAccataactactacatctactggaTGTGATTCAATCACAAATTCTACTTATCAGTGGCTCTAATTGAATCCAGTACAAAAAATTCCCAACTAAACATGTAATTAAAAAaccctaactactacatctactggaTGTGATTTATTCACACATTCTACATATCAGAGGCTATAAATGAATCCAATACAAATAAACCCTAACTAAACATCTAATTAAGAAACCCTAACTAGTACATCTATTGGATGTGATTCAATCACAGATACAACATATATGTGGCTCTAATTGAATCCAATACAAAAAATCCCCAACTTAACATCTCAATTAAAAACCCTAACTACTTGATCTACACAATGTTCAATCACAGAATCAACTAAACATCTAATTAAGAAACCCTAACTAGTACATCTACTGGATGTGATTCAATCACAGATACAACATATCTGTGGCTCTAATTGAATCCAATACAAAAAATCCCCAACTTAACATCTCGTTAAAAAACCCTAACTACTTGGTCTACTGGATGATTCGATCACAGAATCAACTAAACATCTAATTAAGAAACCCTAACTAGTACATCTACTGCATGTGATTCAATCACAGATACAACATATCTGTGGCTCTAATTGAATCCAATACAAAAAATCCCCAACTTAACATCTCATTAAAAAACCCTAACTACTTGATCTACTGGATGATTCAATCACAGAATCAAAACTTAACCTTCACTATAAATCAATCAAACATCTATAAACCCTAACTATCAGAAGGGGATGCAGCAACTAGCAACTACAAAAAACACTAACACCCAAAACTACTGCTTAACGGGGGTAACAACAATGGAGGGGACTGCTAGCAAGGATTACCTGCAGGTCCACGTGCTCGCCGCCGGCCTCCGCAGGTCCATCAGACGGGCCGCTCGACGACGTCACGCCAAGCACCGGCACGGCTGAGTCCGCCACGGTGGAGTCCGCTACGGCCACCTTCTTCTCCTCCAGATCCGCCGCCGCAGCGACCGATCCAGCGCGTGGGGATGCAGCAGCTCCTGCACTCGCGCCGCCGACAAGGGTCTGCACGGCATCTGCCATGGTCTCCGCGCCCGTCTTCTGCAGATCTCCGCCCGCGACGGCGGCTTCGCGACGGCCTTGCTCCATCCGAGCCAGAAGCAAGCAGgagaagagagggaggcggcggtggtgagCGAGCAGGTGGGGTGGCCGGTGAGGGAGACGATGAGGCAGAgcagagaggagggagagggaggcgatttgggggaaatggggtgGGCGATGAGGCCGATGCCCGTTCCCCTCCTCTTATACTAGGGGGCTTTTTCTGGAAACTACCCACGAACACGTGCACGCGCACGACCGCGGGGAAACGCAACCGCCAGCGTATAATACACATACACGCCCGACGTACAATAGTACACGGGCCGGCGCGGGCTCATACAGGGCTCTATGACTGGTCTACGCGTGCTATACACCCACCTGAAATGGCCATCGTGCCCCTCATTACGAACCGTCATCGACGCATCTGGACCGTCCTTGTGTTTTTCCCACTCGCGTTCAGCCCAGGGGGGAAGCACCGGAGCAGAAACGGCAGACGACATAGACGCCACATAGCGAATCACCAACTCGCTCGCAGATCATGACAAGGGGCTCGCCTACGTCCTCAAAGACGTGTTCAAACTTGAGCATGTCGAGCCTGACCTGACCAAGCTGGCTCTAGCCGGCCATAGCCGAGGCGGCCAGACGGCCTTCGCCGTCGCCCTGGGACTAGGGGACACCAAGACCAAGCTGGAGCTCAAATTCTCCGCCCTCGTCGGCGTCGACCCCGTGGCCGGGGTTTCGAGAGCCCAACAGCTGGAGCCCAAGGTCCTCACATTTGAACCTGACTGTCTCGACGTGGGCATGCCGGTGCTGGTCATGGGGACCGGGCTGGGTCCCAAGCACATCGGCGGATTTCCCTGCGCCCCGGCGGGCGTGAACCATGCCGAATTCTACAGGGAGTGCGCGCCGCCTCGCTACCACCTCGTGGTGAAGGACTACGGGCATCTCGACATGCTGGATGACAATGTGCCCTACGTTATCAACAACTGCATGTGCATGAGGAACCAACACGACACCAAAGACCTTGCTAGGAGGACCATGGGAGGAGCCATGGTTGCCTTCCTCAGGGCTAAATTGTGAATCGATGCTCGTGATCTGATCGCCATATATCGTAATCCTGAGCTCGCGCCGGCCCTCCTGGACCAAGTTGA
Above is a window of Triticum dicoccoides isolate Atlit2015 ecotype Zavitan chromosome 5B, WEW_v2.0, whole genome shotgun sequence DNA encoding:
- the LOC119310060 gene encoding chlorophyllase-1-like; its protein translation is MAIVPLITNHHDKGLAYVLKDVFKLEHVEPDLTKLALAGHSRGGQTAFAVALGLGDTKTKLELKFSALVGVDPVAGVSRAQQLEPKVLTFEPDCLDVGMPVLVMGTGLGPKHIGGFPCAPAGVNHAEFYRECAPPRYHLVVKDYGHLDMLDDNVPYVINNCMCMRNQHDTKDLARRTMGGAMVAFLRAKL